The following proteins come from a genomic window of Panicum hallii strain FIL2 chromosome 8, PHallii_v3.1, whole genome shotgun sequence:
- the LOC112902827 gene encoding lipase-like PAD4 isoform X2, which yields MDDAAGEEEASMFETSHVLGALLASSPLLARAWDRCAAANAAASGFVHGEDGGTVYVGFSGAPAALSAAGAAVAGGGGLFVPVGLGGDATRRIFAPLVAAEPDAAAVGEQVAVQALALQCFLKLCGSPDFQILLDQIRGKAAVFTGHSLGGAIAALATLHYLCISSSSSTFGPAPPVLCVTFGSPLLGNEALSKAILRERWGSNFCHVVSQHDVVPRLLFCPLDTVPAHIIVGMQLQQWPARTHHAGAVTAVTARVADTDRHALRQLIQTHVGAVAMEQKLADPAALSGGPYRPFGTYVMCSPDGAVCVDNPTAAVQMLYATFASRCSPGLESPEVAHSCYGDLVLKMPQHLLVKRRLRAADAPATSNYDAGVSLALEASGIHAMATEASTARHWLKTSKRAGRRPSLNCAQLATKLGRITPCRAQIEWYKALFDGELGYYDAFKQRRSPKKFNKANMYRIKLGQFWDGVLAMLDAGQLPHDFHRRAKWVNAARFYQLLVEPLDIADYHRHNLHRTRGRYLTHGRERRYELFDRWWQEKGCAGVRRGDVASSMSSSAASASRRRRSKYAGLTQDPCFWARVEDAREQTESARSERDAAELAMKLEELQEFEHYSGELVASREVSVDVLAPQSSYTLWVEEWNQLKHRDEVRTILL from the exons ATGGACGACGCCGCTGGAGAAGAAGAAGCTTCCAT GTTCGAGACCAGCCATGTCCTCGGTGCGCTGCTCGCCTCCTCGCCGCTGCTGGCGCGCGCCTGGgaccgctgcgccgccgccaacgCCGCCGCGTCGGGGTTCGTGCACGGCGAGGACGGCGGCACGGTGTACGTGGGGTTCTCGGGGGCGCCGGCCGCGCTGTCGGCGGCaggcgcggcggtggccggcggcggcggcttatTCGTGCCGGTGGGGCTTGGCGGGGACGCCACGCGGCGGATATTCGCGCCGCTGGTCGCCGCCGAGCCCGACGCGGCCGCCGTAGGGGAGCAGGTCGCCGTGCAGGCCCTCGCGCTGCAGTGCTTCTTGAAATTGTGCGGCTCCCCTGATTTCCAG ATACTACTGGATCAGATCAGAGGCAAGGCAGCCGTGTTCACGGGCCACTCCCTCGGTGGCGCCATTGCCGCCCTCGCGACCCTGCACTACCTCTGCATCTCGTCGTCAAGCTCGACATTTGGCCCAGCGCCTCCGGTCCTGTGCGTCACCTTCGGAAGTCCATTGCTCGGGAACGAGGCGCTGTCCAAGGCCATCCTGCGCGAGCGATGGGGCAGCAACTTCTGCCATGTCGTCTCACAGCACGATGTCGTCCCAAGGCTCCTCTTCTGCCCCCTGGACACCGTCCCCGCGCACATCATTGTTGGAATGCAGCTGCAGCAATGGCCGGCACGGACCCACCACGCGGGCGCGGTGACCGCGGTCACCGCGCGCGTGGCGGACACTGACAGGCACGCGCTCCGGCAGCTGATACAGACGCACGTCGGCGCGGTGGCGATGGAGCAGAAGCTCGCGGACCCGGCGGCGCTGAGCGGTGGCCCGTACCGGCCGTTCGGGACATACGTGATGTGCTCCCCGGACGGCGCAGTGTGCGTGGACAACCCCACCGCCGCGGTCCAGATGCTCTACGCCACATTCGCGTCACGGTGCTCGCCTGGGTTGGAGTCCCCCGAGGTGGCGCACTCCTGCTACGGCGACCTCGTGCTGAAGATGCCGCAGCACCTGCTCGTCAAGAgacgcctgcgcgccgccgacGCGCCGGCCACGTCGAACTACGACGCCGGCGTCTCCCTCGCCCTGGAAGCCTCGGGAATACACGCCATG GCGACGGAGGCGTCGACGGCGCGGCACTGGCTGAAGACGTCGAAGCGGGCGGGCCGGCGGCCGAGCCTGAACTGCGCGCAGTTGGCGACCAAGCTGGGCCGGATCACGCCGTGCCGGGCGCAGATCGAGTGGTACAAGGCGCTGTTCGACGGCGAGCTGGGGTATTACGACGCGTTCAAGCAGCGGCGGTCGCCCAAGAAGTTCAACAAGGCCAACATGTACCGCATCAAGCTGGGCCAGTTCTGGGACGGCGTGCTCGCCATGCTCGATGCCGGGCAGCTCCCCCACGACTTCCACCGCCGCGCCAAGTGGGTGAACGCCGCCCGCTTCTACCAGCTCCTCGTCGAGCCGCTCGACATCGCCGACTACCACCGCCACAACCTCCACCGGACGCGCGGGAGGTACCTGACCCACGGCCGGGAGCGGCGGTACGAGCTGTTCGACAGGTGGTGGCAGGAGAAGGGGTGCGCCGGCGTCCGCCGCGGCGACGTCGCGTCCTCCATGTCGTCGTCGGCCGCGTCcgcgagcaggaggcggcggagcaagtACGCCGGGCTGACGCAGGACCCGTGCTTCTGGGCGCGGGTGGAGGACGCGAGGGAGCAGACGGAGAGCGCCCGGAGCGAGCGCGACGCGGCGGAGCTGGCGATGAAGCTGGAGGAGCTGCAGGAGTTCGAGCACTACTCCGGCGAGCTTGTGGCGAGCAGGGAGGTGTCCGTCGATGTGCTCGCGCCGCAGTCGAGCTACACGCTCTGGGTggaggagtggaatcagctcaAGCACAGGGATGAAGTGAGGACCATCTTGCTTTAG
- the LOC112902827 gene encoding lipase-like PAD4 isoform X1 has translation MDDAAGEEEASMFETSHVLGALLASSPLLARAWDRCAAANAAASGFVHGEDGGTVYVGFSGAPAALSAAGAAVAGGGGLFVPVGLGGDATRRIFAPLVAAEPDAAAVGEQVAVQALALQCFLKLCGSPDFQILLDQIRGKAAVFTGHSLGGAIAALATLHYLCISSSSSTFGPAPPVLCVTFGSPLLGNEALSKAILRERWGSNFCHVVSQHDVVPRLLFCPLDTVPAHIIVGMQLQQWPARTHHAGAVTAVTARVADTDRHALRQLIQTHVGAVAMEQKLADPAALSGGPYRPFGTYVMCSPDGAVCVDNPTAAVQMLYATFASRCSPGLESPEVAHSCYGDLVLKMPQHLLVKRRLRAADAPATSNYDAGVSLALEASGIHAMVRALATEASTARHWLKTSKRAGRRPSLNCAQLATKLGRITPCRAQIEWYKALFDGELGYYDAFKQRRSPKKFNKANMYRIKLGQFWDGVLAMLDAGQLPHDFHRRAKWVNAARFYQLLVEPLDIADYHRHNLHRTRGRYLTHGRERRYELFDRWWQEKGCAGVRRGDVASSMSSSAASASRRRRSKYAGLTQDPCFWARVEDAREQTESARSERDAAELAMKLEELQEFEHYSGELVASREVSVDVLAPQSSYTLWVEEWNQLKHRDEVRTILL, from the exons ATGGACGACGCCGCTGGAGAAGAAGAAGCTTCCAT GTTCGAGACCAGCCATGTCCTCGGTGCGCTGCTCGCCTCCTCGCCGCTGCTGGCGCGCGCCTGGgaccgctgcgccgccgccaacgCCGCCGCGTCGGGGTTCGTGCACGGCGAGGACGGCGGCACGGTGTACGTGGGGTTCTCGGGGGCGCCGGCCGCGCTGTCGGCGGCaggcgcggcggtggccggcggcggcggcttatTCGTGCCGGTGGGGCTTGGCGGGGACGCCACGCGGCGGATATTCGCGCCGCTGGTCGCCGCCGAGCCCGACGCGGCCGCCGTAGGGGAGCAGGTCGCCGTGCAGGCCCTCGCGCTGCAGTGCTTCTTGAAATTGTGCGGCTCCCCTGATTTCCAG ATACTACTGGATCAGATCAGAGGCAAGGCAGCCGTGTTCACGGGCCACTCCCTCGGTGGCGCCATTGCCGCCCTCGCGACCCTGCACTACCTCTGCATCTCGTCGTCAAGCTCGACATTTGGCCCAGCGCCTCCGGTCCTGTGCGTCACCTTCGGAAGTCCATTGCTCGGGAACGAGGCGCTGTCCAAGGCCATCCTGCGCGAGCGATGGGGCAGCAACTTCTGCCATGTCGTCTCACAGCACGATGTCGTCCCAAGGCTCCTCTTCTGCCCCCTGGACACCGTCCCCGCGCACATCATTGTTGGAATGCAGCTGCAGCAATGGCCGGCACGGACCCACCACGCGGGCGCGGTGACCGCGGTCACCGCGCGCGTGGCGGACACTGACAGGCACGCGCTCCGGCAGCTGATACAGACGCACGTCGGCGCGGTGGCGATGGAGCAGAAGCTCGCGGACCCGGCGGCGCTGAGCGGTGGCCCGTACCGGCCGTTCGGGACATACGTGATGTGCTCCCCGGACGGCGCAGTGTGCGTGGACAACCCCACCGCCGCGGTCCAGATGCTCTACGCCACATTCGCGTCACGGTGCTCGCCTGGGTTGGAGTCCCCCGAGGTGGCGCACTCCTGCTACGGCGACCTCGTGCTGAAGATGCCGCAGCACCTGCTCGTCAAGAgacgcctgcgcgccgccgacGCGCCGGCCACGTCGAACTACGACGCCGGCGTCTCCCTCGCCCTGGAAGCCTCGGGAATACACGCCATGGTGAGAGCACTT GCGACGGAGGCGTCGACGGCGCGGCACTGGCTGAAGACGTCGAAGCGGGCGGGCCGGCGGCCGAGCCTGAACTGCGCGCAGTTGGCGACCAAGCTGGGCCGGATCACGCCGTGCCGGGCGCAGATCGAGTGGTACAAGGCGCTGTTCGACGGCGAGCTGGGGTATTACGACGCGTTCAAGCAGCGGCGGTCGCCCAAGAAGTTCAACAAGGCCAACATGTACCGCATCAAGCTGGGCCAGTTCTGGGACGGCGTGCTCGCCATGCTCGATGCCGGGCAGCTCCCCCACGACTTCCACCGCCGCGCCAAGTGGGTGAACGCCGCCCGCTTCTACCAGCTCCTCGTCGAGCCGCTCGACATCGCCGACTACCACCGCCACAACCTCCACCGGACGCGCGGGAGGTACCTGACCCACGGCCGGGAGCGGCGGTACGAGCTGTTCGACAGGTGGTGGCAGGAGAAGGGGTGCGCCGGCGTCCGCCGCGGCGACGTCGCGTCCTCCATGTCGTCGTCGGCCGCGTCcgcgagcaggaggcggcggagcaagtACGCCGGGCTGACGCAGGACCCGTGCTTCTGGGCGCGGGTGGAGGACGCGAGGGAGCAGACGGAGAGCGCCCGGAGCGAGCGCGACGCGGCGGAGCTGGCGATGAAGCTGGAGGAGCTGCAGGAGTTCGAGCACTACTCCGGCGAGCTTGTGGCGAGCAGGGAGGTGTCCGTCGATGTGCTCGCGCCGCAGTCGAGCTACACGCTCTGGGTggaggagtggaatcagctcaAGCACAGGGATGAAGTGAGGACCATCTTGCTTTAG
- the LOC112902907 gene encoding amino acid permease 3-like, translating to MAASKPSHLSGEAMEVSVEAGNRGDEERLDDDGRPRRTGTMWTASAHIITAVIGAGVLSLAWAMAQLGWGPGLVAMVVFAAISYYTSTLLANCYRSGDPVAGKRNYTYTEAVRAILGGAQVKLCGVIQYANLVGIAIGYTIAASISMLAIKRADCFHDKGHKNPCRSSSNPYMILFGAVEILFSQIPDFDQIWWLSIVAAVMSFTYATIGLSLGIAQTVANGGFRGSLTGVSVVAGVSPTQKVWRSLQAFGDISFAYSYAYILIEIQDTIRAPPPSEAAVMKRATMVSVATTTFFYMLCGCMGYAAFGDTAPDNLLTGFGFYEPFWLLDVANAAIVVHLVGAYQVFVQPLFAFVEARAAARWPGSRFLSREVRAGPFALSVFRLTWRTAFVCLTTVVAMLLPFFGDVVGLLGAISFWPLTVYFPVEMYIKQRGVRRWSTRWVCLQTLSAACFLVSVAGAVGSTAGVMGAVKLHRPFSGY from the exons atggcggcgTCGAAGCCAAGCCACCTGAGCGGGGAGGCGATGGAGGTGTCCGTGGAGGCGGGGAACCGCGGCGACGAAGAGCGGCTGGACGACGacgggcggccgcggcggacgGGCACCATGTGGACGGCGAGCGCGCACATCATCACGGCGGTgatcggcgccggcgtgctGTCGCTGGCGTGGGCGATGGCGCAGCTGGGCTGGGGCCCGGGGCTCGTCGCCATGGTGGTCTTCGCCGCCATCAGCTACTACACCTCCACGCTGCTCGCCAACTGCTACCGCTCCGGGGACCCCGTCGCCGGCAAGCGCAACTACACCTACACGGAGGCCGTCCGCGCCATCCTCGGCGGCGCCCAGGTCAAGCTCTGCGGCGTCATCCAGTACGCCAACCTCGTCGGCATCGCCATCGGATACACCATCGCCGCCTCCATCAGCATGCT GGCGATCAAGAGGGCGGATTGCTTCCACGACAAAGGGCACAAGAATCCGTGCCGGAGCTCGAGCAACCCCTACATGATCCTCTTCGGCGCCGTCGAGATCCTCTTCTCGCAGATCCCGGACTTCGACCAGATATGGTGGCTCTCCATCGTCGCCGCCGTCATGTCCTTCACCTACGCCACCATCGGCCTCTCGCTCGGGATCGCGCAGACCGTCGCCAACGGCGGGTTCCGGGGCAGCCTCACCGGCGTCAGCGTCGTCGCCGGGGTGTCGCCGACGCAGAAGGTCTGGCGCAGCCTGCAGGCGTTCGGCGACATCTCCTTCGCCTACTCCTACGCCTACATCCTCATCGAGATCCAGGACACcatccgcgcgccgccgccgtcggaggCGGCGGTGATGAAGCGGGCGACGATGGTGAGCGTGGCGACGACGACCTTCTTCTACATGCTGTGCGGGTGCATGGGGTACGCGGCGTTCGGCGACACCGCCCCGGACAACCTCCTCACGGGGTTCGGCTTCTACGAGCCCTTCTGGCTCCTCGACGTGGCCAACGCCGCCATCGTCGTGCACCTCGTCGGCGCGTACCAGGTCTTCGTGCAGCCGCTCTTCGCCTTCGTGGAGGCGCGGGCCGCCGCGCGGTGGCCCGGCAGCCGGTTCCTGTCCCGGGAGGTGAGGGCCGGGCCCTTCGCCCTCAGCGTGTTCCGGCTCACCTGGCGCACGGCGTTCGTGTGCCTCACCACCGTCGTCGCCATGCTGCTCCCCTTCTTCGGCGACGTTGTGGGCTTGCTCGGCGCCATCTCCTTCTGGCCGCTCACCGTCTACTTCCCCGTGGAGATGTACATCAAGCAGCGCGGCGTGCGCAGGTGGAGCACGCGGTGGGTCTGCCTCCAGACGCTCAGCGCCGCGTGCTTCCTCGTGTccgtcgccggcgccgtcggCTCCACGGCCGGCGTCATGGGCGCAGTCAAGCTGCACCGGCCGTTCAGCGGCTACTAG